The nucleotide sequence AAATAGGGATTCAAAAAATTCGCTTTGATTACCCTCAAACCCACCGCCATATCCTGGGTGGCTACCGCCAAAGCCGCCGTCGGAATATTCAAAGCCTTCATTCCAGTCAGGCGGGGGAGTGAAGTCCTGACCATTTTTCCAGTTGGCGCCAAAGCGATCGTAAGCCGCCCGCTTCTCTGTGTCTTTTAATACGGCGTAGGCTTCGCCAATTTCTTTGAATTTTTCTTCGGCACCAGCCTCTTTATTGACGTCTGGGTGATACTTGCGAGCCATCTTGCGATAGGCCGATTTGATTTCTGCCTCGGTGGCTGTGCGGGCAAGACCGAGGGTTTCGTAATAATCCCTAAATTTCATATGCCTGTGTTAATCCTTAACCAATTGATACTGCATTAATGGATTAATTCTACAGGCGTATTAGCTCATTACGCCAATTTGCCAAGGCACAAATTCATAGTCTCCTAGACCTAAAAGCTCGCTCTTAGATCGTTCTCCAGACGCCGTTCTAAGGAATAGTTCGAAGATGCGCTGCCCCATCTCTTGGACAGAGATTGTTCCGTCCAAAATTTCCCCACAGTTAATATCCATATCTTCAGTTAGACGCTGATACATAGGGGTATTTGTAGCCAATTTAATGCAAGGTGCGGGTTTGGATCCAAACATGGAGCCACGACCAGTAGTAAAGGCAACGAGATTTGCTCCACCAGCAATTTGACCGGTTGCAGATACAGGATCAAATCCAGGGGTGTCCATAAACACAAAGCCTTTGGTGGTAACTGGCTCTGCATATTTGTACACTTCCATTAACGGACCAGTTCCACCTTTCATGGAGGAGCCTAATGATTTCTCAAAAATATTAGCTAGTCCACCAATTTGATTTCCTGGACTTACTTGGCCGTTAATCTGCACATCGCGACCAACGGAATATTCATCTTTCCACCAACGAATACGTTTTATCAACTTTTCGCCAATTTCTTTGCTTGCAGCGCGCCGAGTGAGGGTGTGCTCAACCCCATAAATCTCGGGGGTCTCAGACAAAATACCGGTGCCACCATGGCGAGAGAGGATATCAATCGCTGCGCCTAGTGCGGGGTTAGCTGTAATGGAGGAAAAGCCATCCGAACCCCCGCACTGAAGACCTACTATGAGGTGACTTGCGGATACAGTTTGTCGGTTTGCTTTATTGGCTTCAGGTAACAACGCTTTAACTGCTTCGATACCAGCTTCAATCGTTTTGCGTGTTCCGCCGGACTCTTGCATGATGAAGGTATGCAAGTTAGATCCCTCTTTAAGATCCTCTTGTTCCATTAAACCTTTTAGTTGATTACGTTCGCAACCAAGACCCACAATTAAGGCGGCCGCAAGATTGGGGTGGCGAGCATATCCGGCCATGGTGCGACGAAGCAATTGCATCGGCTCACCGCTCATTTCCATTCCACAGCCGATGCTATGACTGAACGCAACAACACCATCAACATTGGGAAAATCTTTTAAACGTTCTGGTGTGAAATAAGCGGCGATTTTGTTTACTACGGTGGCGGAGCAGTTAACTGTCGACAAAATACCGATGAAGTTACGTGTACCCACCTTGCCATTTGATCGGACATAGCCCTGGAAGGTTGCGCGCTCAGACTCGGGAAGCATTTGAGTGGGTTTGTATTCGCTAGCAT is from Polynucleobacter sp. MWH-UH23A and encodes:
- a CDS encoding altronate dehydratase family protein encodes the protein MIEISEKKLAGPIIRLHPNDNIVVARIDVGIGTEVPSENFTSRSQVPAGYKIAAKKILKGEPILKYNVTVGFANTDIEPGTMVHSHNTEFREFDRDYAHASEYKPTQMLPESERATFQGYVRSNGKVGTRNFIGILSTVNCSATVVNKIAAYFTPERLKDFPNVDGVVAFSHSIGCGMEMSGEPMQLLRRTMAGYARHPNLAAALIVGLGCERNQLKGLMEQEDLKEGSNLHTFIMQESGGTRKTIEAGIEAVKALLPEANKANRQTVSASHLIVGLQCGGSDGFSSITANPALGAAIDILSRHGGTGILSETPEIYGVEHTLTRRAASKEIGEKLIKRIRWWKDEYSVGRDVQINGQVSPGNQIGGLANIFEKSLGSSMKGGTGPLMEVYKYAEPVTTKGFVFMDTPGFDPVSATGQIAGGANLVAFTTGRGSMFGSKPAPCIKLATNTPMYQRLTEDMDINCGEILDGTISVQEMGQRIFELFLRTASGERSKSELLGLGDYEFVPWQIGVMS